ATAGACCATGGACGCCAACCTTTATCTCGCTTACGTCATCTATCCTTCTCATTGGTGTAAGGACAGATATTTCAACATCGATATCCTTCCATTCATTTATGTTGACGGGATTAAACCGGGGATCGTGGAATGCCGCCTGAATGGCCATCTCCCTGATGGTCTCATGGAGAGGCAG
This Syntrophorhabdaceae bacterium DNA region includes the following protein-coding sequences:
- the amrA gene encoding AmmeMemoRadiSam system protein A, which translates into the protein LPLHETIREMAIQAAFHDPRFNPVNINEWKDIDVEISVLTPMRRIDDVSEIKVGVHGLYIEKGTYSGLLLPQVATEYDLDRTAFLEHTCYKAGLPKDEWKSKDTHIYIFSADVF